In Bosea sp. (in: a-proteobacteria), one DNA window encodes the following:
- a CDS encoding methyl-accepting chemotaxis protein codes for MKLFRRAAVAGEPAQPGGQGLGSLSRQIAAAAVAIVAVAVLFVVMAIARYNDARTRADLHQKVTGLTLMVVNAAPSLILSRDNGTLGNILTSLQRDPDFDAGIVGDELTTLASAARSTEARLSLTPSLLAEMIGMEPWKALQTRTEIDIEDSVYLTKVHVVRVGAENRQIGYVALRFDKTRLMARAASEQFLTMGLGLLILLVLGPLLWFSLWRAMRPLRSMTKAIVSISDGNLATPIDALDRRDEIGAIARALGVLKIRLAERAALEEQQSLAEVERLARQRGVDHAITSFRTDVGLALEAFKNNAERMREASDGLARVAAESSGRAARAANTAHGASGNVENAAQAAEEMGAAIREVEFQVRRVRTEIVEAASVSRDTAGSVQALDETARAIGEVVNLIRDIAAQTNLLALNATIEAARAGEAGRGFAVVASEVKSLAAQTADATDRIVAQVAAIQGATGEVVGSIQNIAERMNAIEKFANSVATSIEQQAIATGEIASGVAMASSSALSVSSDLSVLADSVEETGRSAEQVRGAAGEVADQAQRLDSTVDQFLRNVAA; via the coding sequence ATGAAATTGTTCAGGCGCGCAGCCGTCGCGGGAGAACCGGCGCAGCCGGGCGGGCAGGGCCTGGGCTCCCTCAGCCGGCAGATTGCAGCAGCGGCGGTCGCGATCGTGGCCGTGGCGGTCCTCTTCGTGGTGATGGCGATCGCCCGCTACAACGACGCCCGCACCCGCGCCGATCTGCATCAGAAGGTCACGGGGCTGACCCTGATGGTGGTCAACGCCGCGCCGTCGCTGATCCTGTCGCGGGACAACGGCACGCTCGGAAACATCCTCACCTCGCTGCAGCGCGACCCCGATTTCGATGCCGGTATCGTCGGCGACGAGCTGACCACCCTGGCCTCCGCCGCCCGCAGCACGGAGGCGCGCCTGTCGCTGACGCCGAGCTTGCTGGCCGAGATGATCGGCATGGAGCCCTGGAAGGCGCTGCAGACGCGCACCGAGATCGACATCGAGGACAGCGTCTACCTGACGAAGGTCCATGTCGTGCGCGTCGGCGCTGAGAACAGGCAGATCGGCTATGTGGCGCTGCGCTTCGACAAGACCCGCCTGATGGCCAGGGCGGCTTCCGAGCAGTTCCTGACCATGGGGCTCGGCCTGCTCATCCTCCTGGTGCTCGGCCCGCTCCTCTGGTTCAGCCTGTGGCGGGCAATGCGCCCCCTGCGCAGCATGACGAAGGCGATCGTCAGCATTTCCGACGGGAATCTCGCGACGCCGATCGATGCGCTGGATCGTCGTGACGAGATCGGCGCGATCGCGCGTGCGCTCGGTGTCCTCAAGATCCGCCTGGCCGAGCGGGCGGCGCTCGAGGAGCAGCAGAGCCTCGCCGAGGTCGAGCGTCTGGCGCGCCAGCGCGGCGTCGACCATGCGATCACTTCGTTCCGCACCGATGTCGGCCTGGCGCTCGAGGCGTTCAAGAACAATGCCGAGCGCATGCGCGAGGCCTCCGACGGGCTTGCCCGCGTCGCCGCCGAATCCTCCGGGCGCGCCGCGCGCGCCGCCAACACCGCGCACGGCGCCTCCGGCAATGTCGAGAACGCCGCGCAGGCGGCCGAGGAGATGGGCGCGGCCATCCGCGAGGTCGAGTTCCAGGTCCGCCGTGTCCGCACCGAGATCGTCGAGGCGGCCTCCGTCTCGCGCGATACCGCCGGCTCCGTGCAGGCGCTCGACGAGACCGCCCGCGCCATCGGCGAGGTGGTCAACCTGATCCGCGACATCGCCGCCCAGACCAACCTGCTCGCGCTCAACGCCACCATCGAGGCGGCGCGCGCCGGCGAGGCCGGCCGCGGCTTCGCCGTGGTCGCCTCCGAGGTCAAGTCGCTGGCCGCCCAGACCGCGGATGCGACCGACCGCATCGTGGCCCAGGTCGCCGCGATCCAGGGCGCGACCGGCGAGGTCGTCGGCTCGATCCAGAACATCGCCGAGCGCATGAACGCCATCGAGAAATTCGCCAATTCGGTCGCCACCTCGATCGAGCAGCAGGCCATCGCGACTGGCGAGATCGCGAGCGGGGTCGCCATGGCGAGCTCCTCGGCGCTCTCGGTGTCGAGCGATCTGAGCGTGCTCGCCGACAGCGTCGAGGAGACGGGCCGCTCGGCCGAGCAGGTGCGCGGCGCGGCCGGCGAGGTCGCCGACCAGGCCCAGCGCCTCGATTCGACGGTGGATCAGTTCCTGCGCAACGTCGCCGCCTGA
- a CDS encoding superoxide dismutase, whose translation MSFTLPDLPYAHDALQPFMSKETLEYHHDKHHLAYVNNGNNAIKGTEFEGKSLEDIVKGSYGKNAAVFNNAGQHYNHLHFWKWMKPNGGGKIPGALEKAIVDAFGSVDKFKEDFIAAGAGQFGSGWAWLEVKGGKLSVSKTPNGENPLVHGATPILGVDVWEHSYYIDYRNRRPDYLKAFLESLVNWDYVAELHAAAK comes from the coding sequence ATGTCCTTTACCCTTCCCGATCTTCCCTACGCCCATGATGCCCTCCAGCCCTTCATGTCGAAGGAGACGCTCGAGTACCATCACGACAAGCACCACCTTGCCTATGTGAACAACGGCAACAACGCCATCAAAGGCACGGAATTCGAGGGCAAGTCGCTCGAGGATATCGTCAAGGGCTCCTACGGCAAGAACGCCGCCGTCTTCAACAATGCCGGCCAGCACTACAACCATCTCCACTTCTGGAAATGGATGAAGCCGAACGGCGGCGGCAAGATCCCCGGCGCGCTGGAGAAGGCGATCGTCGACGCCTTCGGCTCGGTCGACAAGTTCAAGGAAGACTTCATCGCCGCCGGCGCCGGACAGTTCGGCTCCGGCTGGGCCTGGCTCGAGGTCAAGGGCGGCAAGCTTTCCGTCAGCAAGACCCCCAACGGCGAGAACCCGCTGGTCCACGGCGCCACCCCGATCCTCGGCGTCGACGTCTGGGAGCACTCCTACTACATCGACTACCGCAACCGCCGCCCGGACTATCTCAAGGCGTTCCTCGAAAGCCTGGTGAACTGGGACTACGTCGCGGAGCTGCATGCCGCCGCCAAGTGA